The region CTTAATTTCATGAGTCCACTTTTTCCACCGTAGTCCTTTTTGTGTGCCGTCATCTGAGCTGTGCCAAGAAACTGGGGAGTATTTGAAGCTGGGGTGAAATTGATCTGGGTCCAGTTACTACTTTTGCGTGTTCCCTCTATTATCAAACTCAATAGAAAGGTTCTTTGTCCAGGGCATCTCTATTTTAAAACTCTGGATTCATTAACATTTTCTAAAtctttttttgtagatttacatatatatgcatttaaaaataaatgctttttattgtttattctgCACAGCTCAACTTTAGAGTTATGTAACTCTGACATTGTAGCCAGGACACCCTATGTAAAGTGATCAGGTAGATAGGTATGGTTGAATGATTTCTGTCCTGTTTAATTATTCACAAGGCTCAGGGAACAAGTCACAAATGAGaacgcaaagaaaaaaagaatcagtGGCTGTAAAAGGCTGCACAGAAAACAAAAGGATGAGGCCAAGAGTTGAAATCAACACCTCTGTAAACATATCCTAATTTAAGGTCCAATTAtctattactcgtgcactcactgtagttgtctcgccatgctgcactatttgcatatactggccactcatgccagagtagcatctgccccatttgcacactgattgaggagaatctgtaacatttgcacaaccaacattgtcccagatgatcgcactactcgtcactttaaaccgcatacactccttgaagtctcggcgccctttgcacaatggtcattgcaccggactattgcaatattagtcattcgaactgctctaagtgctagaggactctgcatctttttgcacaattgtcaaaaaaaaaaaaatgtaccggcattaccagataactagcaaccctttactgctcagtgactgttttttttttttttgtcaatgtctttctgtctccaaagtgttctgtaaattgactgtctgttgtcgtactagagcggctccaactaccggagacaaattccttgtgtgttttttggacatacttggcaaataaagatgattatgattctgatcCTGACATTTTCCAAATAATTATCCTGAAACTGtagttctgttgttgttgttttttaaatcattttttgtttgttttccaattcGGTCTTTCTCAGGTGGACTATCTCTCTGGCTGATCCTGTGGCTGGTGGTGGTGAAGCCCAGCAATGTGGCTGCATGCCCCaggctttgtgtgtgttaccCTAAGCCCATGACGGTCAGCTGCCAGTCCCAGAACCTCACCATCGTTCCGGCCGACGTGCCCTATGACTCACAACGTGTGTTCCTGCAAAACAATCACATCGCAGAGCTCCGTGCAGATTCTTTTGGCTTTGAAACACAGGTAAGGTAAGAGTGTGACCGATGTATAGTTTCATTTCAGTGTTTGAAAGATATACTCCAATTCTTCCACTCTTCATTCTATACAGGTGCTTTGGCTTTATGGCAATAACATCACATGGATTGAGGGCGGGGCCTTTAGTAACCTCAGGGTGCTGGAGGAGTTGGACATGGGTGACAACCCCACACTGAGGCGCTTAGAAGGTGGAGCTTTCAGGGGGCTGGAGAAGCTGCAGAGTCTGCACATGCACCGATGCAAGCTTGCCATGTTACCCCACGATCTCTTCTACAAGTTGTATAGCCTGCAGTTTCTCTATTTGCAGGTGAAGAATGCATCTATACACATTGTACACATTGTGAACACATGTTGAAAATATAAAGTTGAACTGCTGCACTGTGGGAAGAGATTCTCCTATTTGTCCCACAGTGGAGAAATTCAAGGAAAGCAAGGATGCTTTCTCGTAAATACTGAAAAAGACCATTCCGAAAGGTTACCTGGAGTTGAATCCGCGAAAAATTGCTAGGCAGCCATGCTGCTCCCTTAGCattaaaactgtttattttatttatttatttatttatttaaatttctttAATCATAAAGCAGAATAGAAAACTAGTATCCTCAAGTTAAACAACAATTCTTGTCCTATATCCAAGGACGTACTTACCATTAGGCAAACAAAGGCAGTTGCCTCTGACCCCAAAAGTCTTGATTATTTTGTTCCACAAGCTAAAACAATTGTTAAAATTCCCCAAGGAGTACACatttcacccatccatccatccatccatcttctgagcctcactagggtcgcgggcgagctggagcctatcccagctatcatcgggcaggaaaacaaaacattaacgttccataacatttggcagctctaaTATggtttcacacttgatggatgTGCAGGAACTCTGGAAAGCAAACATATAcaggcaattaaaaagtcagtcTTCCATAATATGTAGCctttaataaaagtaaaataattatgTGAACAAATGACTCAAACTCATGAGTTAGAAGAGTTCTTCGTGGTTCATGGTGCATGAAAACACACTATCAATATGGGGTAAACTTTCATTGGCACCATTGTGACTCAAATGCCAAAAATTCATTCCTATTAAACTTTATCTAAATACTCACCAAAATTGATGGTTTGGTTTCTTGTTGTTTTCACATAATGCTGTTAACTAACTAACAACCAAATTATTTTCATGGTTTCTATAACGGTAGTTTAAGCATATCCAAACCCAATACATTCTTGTTTACTTGACCTGAGGCGTATTGGATTTTTAGCCTAATCTATAAAACCAATCTTAGTTACTTTTTCTCACACTATGTTTTGACATTGTTCCAGGAAAATCAACTCCACTTTCTGCAGGATGGCCTGTTCTCAGATCTGGTCAATCTCACCCACCTATTCCTCCATGGCAACCGCATCCGGGTCCTCTCTGAAAATGTGTTCCGAGGCTTGGTCAATCTGGACCGCCTCCTTCTCCATGATAATCGAATCAGGCAGGTCAACCGTCGTGCTTTCCGTGACCTGGGTCGCCTCTCCATTCTTTACCTGTTCAACAACTCCCTTGCTGAGCTCCCAGGCCAAGCTATGAAAGACACCAAGGGCATTAACTTCCTCCGTCTCAATGGTAATCCTTGGTCCTGCGGTTGTGAGGCCCGTACCTTGTGGGAGTGGTTCCGCGAAGTCCGCATTTCCTCCTCTGAGCTGATATGCTCATCGCCATCCCAGCATCGCGGGCAAGATCTAAGATTCCTCCGGGAGCTGGACTTCACCCTCTGCCCTATGCCTGACCCCGGCTCGCTGTCTGGAACCACCACAACCACCTTTAGCACCAAGACCCGCTGGTGGTTCTCCAAGCACAAGCCTGCATCTTCCTCCAAGGTCAAGAACCAGAAGACAACAGAGACAGTGAAGGCATTCCCTGTAGGAAAGCCAAAGTATTTCCCCAAAACCAATTTTGACTTGTTTCCTCCCAAGTATGAACTATCAGATGACGAAGTGGCTCTCCCTAAGCTCAACCCAGAAGAGTACTGGGCCGACTATGGGAACGAAGATGCTGGCATCCGCTGCTTTGAGCCCGAGTGCTCCCCAAACTACGGTAATCCATCTTTTGCATCCTCATTCTCGTCCTTTGCCACCAGTCTGGTCATCCTCCACCCCCTCTCCTTCTGCCTCGTCACTTTCTCCCTCCATTTACTTTTTGGCTGAATCCGTCATTCCCTCAACTTCTTTGTTCTCTCATTTCTCAGTCCTGCTCTTttcaactcaaaacaaaaacctggaatCCTGATTCCTTTTACCTCCTCAAGCTGCAAGTATATGGCAGTACACAGTGACAAGAAACAGGCGAGGTAGCCAAAATCTGTTTTAAAAGCAGATATCAGTGGTGATATAAAATTAATCATTTCTGTCGATTTGGCTGCTACTTACTAGCGTGTACAGCCTTGACAATAACAGGGATCGTATCATGGAGACGATGATAAGTGGCAAACAGCAACTGTTAACGAAAGACACACCATCACAAAGTAAGGTTGGTGTGGCATGCCCAGGGTTACTACACAAGGACTAAAAGTATGGAATATGATTTCATAAATTTCCAGGTCTGGAaaagaatggaaaatggaaactattgcatggaaaaatattcatgtttcGAAGACTGTTATAACAGCTctattgtttaaaacaaaacattatgaatattaaaaaaagcatAGATTGATCTGTGTGGTCTTTTTAAGGCGCTTGGAAGTGCCGCTCCAATGTTTCTTTGAGAGCACACAGTATTATACCATGGTTTTGCTGAATACTCGATTCTGATTGAACGTCTCAAGTAGTTTCTATCAAAAAATCATTACAGGTACATTGTTCCAAATTAATGTGTAGCTCCCTTCGCC is a window of Phycodurus eques isolate BA_2022a chromosome 9, UOR_Pequ_1.1, whole genome shotgun sequence DNA encoding:
- the rtn4rl2b gene encoding reticulon-4 receptor-like 2b, which gives rise to METRRTVRSSRTAHNFKSGLSLWLILWLVVVKPSNVAACPRLCVCYPKPMTVSCQSQNLTIVPADVPYDSQRVFLQNNHIAELRADSFGFETQVLWLYGNNITWIEGGAFSNLRVLEELDMGDNPTLRRLEGGAFRGLEKLQSLHMHRCKLAMLPHDLFYKLYSLQFLYLQENQLHFLQDGLFSDLVNLTHLFLHGNRIRVLSENVFRGLVNLDRLLLHDNRIRQVNRRAFRDLGRLSILYLFNNSLAELPGQAMKDTKGINFLRLNGNPWSCGCEARTLWEWFREVRISSSELICSSPSQHRGQDLRFLRELDFTLCPMPDPGSLSGTTTTTFSTKTRWWFSKHKPASSSKVKNQKTTETVKAFPVGKPKYFPKTNFDLFPPKYELSDDEVALPKLNPEEYWADYGNEDAGIRCFEPECSPNYGNPSFASSFSSFATSLVILHPLSFCLVTFSLHLLFG